A DNA window from Eremothecium cymbalariae DBVPG#7215 chromosome 3, complete sequence contains the following coding sequences:
- the MET22 gene encoding 3'(2'),5'-bisphosphate nucleotidase (similar to Ashbya gossypii AEL088C), with the protein MAFERELLIATEAVRKASFLTKKIQSNLLNNGPDDSFIKQDNSPVTIGDFGAQALIINAIKSNFPTDNIVAEENSDDLTDDFVEQILKEIRCNDVQYENQIASKGTAKSIDFTNDDFPLRTVKDVKDTIDLGNYSGGQKGRFWCLDPIDGTKGFLRGAQYAVCLALVIDGVVQLGVIGCPNLKLKDYGGVDLPNCAELGYLFRATAGQGAYYSVAIQNEWNAITVRDLKDTSEIVALEGYEKSHSSHDEQSIIKEKLQITRSIHLDSQVKYCLLAAGVGDLYLRLPYNLEYQEKIWDHAAGNIIVLEAGGMHSDACFGVPLDFSKGRYLTTKGVIASCGPANLHETVLFVSSALVHSKFT; encoded by the coding sequence ATGGCATTCGAACGAGAACTATTAATTGCTACAGAAGCAGTCAGGAAAGCCTCCTTTCTAACCAAGAAGATCCAAAGCAATTTGCTTAACAATGGCCCAGATGATAGTTTTATTAAGCAAGATAACTCACCAGTCACCATTGGTGACTTTGGTGCACAGGCACTAATCATTAACGCTATAAAGTCAAATTTTCCAACGGATAATATTGTTGCAGAGGAGAACAGTGACGACCTTACTGACGATTTCGTTGAACAGATTCTCAAAGAAATACGTTGCAACGATGTCCAGTACGAAAATCAAATTGCATCCAAAGGAACCGCTAAATCAATCGACTTTACCAATGATGATTTTCCGCTCAGAACTGTCAAAGATGTTAAGGACACCATAGATTTGGGCAACTATAGTGGCGGCCAGAAAGGTAGGTTCTGGTGTTTAGATCCTATAGACGGAACAAAAGGCTTTTTAAGGGGCGCTCAGTACGCTGTATGTTTAGCTTTAGTTATTGACGGTGTTGTTCAATTAGGAGTAATTGGTTGTCCAAACCTAAAGTTAAAGGATTATGGTGGTGTTGATCTACCCAACTGTGCCGAACTAGGCTACCTATTCCGCGCTACCGCTGGGCAAGGTGCCTACTATTCTGTTGCCATTCAGAACGAATGGAATGCTATCACCGTTAGAGACCTTAAAGATACTTCGGAAATAGTAGCATTGGAAGGTTATGAAAAGTCTCACTCCTCTCACGATGAACAATCCatcattaaagaaaaacTCCAAATTACTCGGTCTATACACTTAGACTCCCAAGTCAAGTACTGCCTCCTTGCTGCCGGCGTAGGTGACTTGTATCTTCGCCTTCCTTACAACCTTGAATATCAAGAAAAGATTTGGGATCATGCAGCAGGAAACATAATCGTCCTTGAAGCTGGAGGAATGCATTCAGACGCCTGTTTTGGTGTCCCCCTTGATTTCAGTAAAGGGCGCTACTTAACAACAAAAGGCGTCATCGCCAGCTGCGGCCCGGCAAACCTCCATGAAACTGTCCTGTTTGTCTCCTCTGCGTTAGTTCATTCGAAATTCACCTAG